Sequence from the Clostridium saccharobutylicum DSM 13864 genome:
ATTGCTTGACTGGTACTATCCATTGTATCATAACCACCTGCACCGTGAATATGAACATCAATAAAACCGGGTGAAACGTATAAACCGTTTGCATCCAATATATCTTCATCACAGCATTTGCTAGGATTTATTTCTTTAATCTTTCCGTTTTCTATACGTATTGATCCTTGTTCTATTTTATCTAGATAAATTATATTACAATTTTTTATTATCATGTTATCGCTCCTTTAGGTGCAATTTTTTTTATTTTACTAAGTGGACATTACCAGCTGTTTGTATTAATTATATATGATTTATAGAAGAGATTCAAGTGTGTATTGACACGAGAATAATAATTAATTATAATTTTATTGTAGTGGTAATTACCAGTTGAGTTTGACTTTATATAGATATCTAATTTAAGAATTAGATTCTTTCATATTCCTAAATATTTTATTTTGTATTAAGTAAGGTTATAATTAATCATAAACTGCTAGAACTAAAAGAGGTGCATTTATGATTAAAATTGATAAAAATTCAACAATTCCGTTATATGTTCAACTAATGAATATTCTTATAGAAAAAATACAAAATGAAATGGATGAAAATGATAAATTGGATTCTGAAAGAGATATTTGTAAAAAGTATGAGGTTAGTAGGACAACTGTAAGAGAAGCTTTAGACGAGTTAGAAAAAAATAAATATATTTATAAAGTACAAGGAAAAGGAAATTTTATATTTCCAAGAGTAGTAGAGCAAGATTTAATAAAGGTTTCGTCATTTACAGAAGAAATGAAAAAGCATGGGAAAAAACCAACTTCAAAATTATTAAACTTTGAGATTATTGAAGCAAGTAATAAAATATCTAAAAAATTAAAAATAGAAGAAAATGAACTTGTATTTAAAATCTCAAGAATAAGGATTGCAGATGATACCCCAATGATGTATGAAATAACATATTTGCCATATGAAAGATTTGAAAAACTAACTAAAGAAATGATTGAAGAAGTTCCATTGTATGAATTATTAAAGAATATTTTTAATGTAAATATAATATCAGCAGAGGAAGTAATTGAGAGTGTTTTAATAAATAAATTGGAAAGTATCTA
This genomic interval carries:
- a CDS encoding GntR family transcriptional regulator, with the protein product MIKIDKNSTIPLYVQLMNILIEKIQNEMDENDKLDSERDICKKYEVSRTTVREALDELEKNKYIYKVQGKGNFIFPRVVEQDLIKVSSFTEEMKKHGKKPTSKLLNFEIIEASNKISKKLKIEENELVFKISRIRIADDTPMMYEITYLPYERFEKLTKEMIEEVPLYELLKNIFNVNIISAEEVIESVLINKLESIYLEIPQGQAGLKVERIAYEQKGIIEYTITIARGDKYRYRICLGA